Genomic segment of Apium graveolens cultivar Ventura chromosome 7, ASM990537v1, whole genome shotgun sequence:
GAGTTAAATCTAAAGTTTTTGGGGGCACCGGGCACAAATATTttctgataataataataatataagttTCATTTTAAGAATATTACATATaacatattgttaatattttgttcaCTTTAAAAATCATTACATCTTTGCGAGGGGGGACAATTATATTGAGATCCAAATTGCGATTTTACCCTCAGGGACCCCACGCTAGAATCCAAAGACTTTGGGCAGGATAGTGACATGTGAGAGGTTTCAACACCGTCCAAAAGTGGTCAAACGCCCTCTTGAACAGTCAAACCTAACCCCTCTGGCTTAGTTGGCAGAATCAAAAAGCTCATCAATGCCTCTGCCCCTATCAAAACACCAGTTGACATCTGTATTCTTCGTAAAGGACAAAACTGTCCCCCTTATCCTTCCACAACCTCCAACATCTTGGGTATTCTTGTCATTTCACTCAAAACTAGGGTTAATGTATTACTCAGCTAAACCTAGGATATAATTAGTTGGAATCCAAATGATTAGAGGTACTTAGTCTTGTCATAAATGATAAAACAATTCTTTCAATGTAGATTTTGTCTTCATATTAGTAGTGGCATGAATTAGTAGTTATAGATTTGTGCTTTAAAGTTTGAAGATTTTTGATGACTTTAAGGCGAATGCATGCATGCAAAGCAAAAGTTATCAAAGATTACAATTTCTTTAAAAGTAAAAAAGAGGAGGAGAAAGATTTGCAAAAAAGAAGTCAGATATAacattttttgtgtttttacCACATGCAAGCCCAAGAATCGTGCAAGAGTTTTAGATTTCAATCCTTTGAATATACTGTACTATAGATTTTTGGTTATTCCATCGAATTGTGCAATAAAACTCAGGGGCGGACCTAAACTTTAAAACTCATTTGAGCTAAAAAAGAAATTTTGTACATATAAGTGGTCTaacaattaaaaaaaattacaagcATTTTTGTAATGAAATATTAGTAAAGTAGAACAACGGTTAGAATTACGTTAAACGCAAGTgtatttttagaaaaaattattAGTTAAATTTAAGTTagtaaattaaaaaaaatatatatgggAATTACTTTTCATTCTTAGATAATTAAATTAGTTTTTAACTAACTAATTGAGTAAACTCTTTTGACAAACTGATTGAATTTAACtattttcaataaaattatttcataaataaatgtTTCATTTTCCTTGTATTATCTACTTTTCAAAATTAGTTTTTTGAGACAAAAAGATCCTTCAATCTCTTAATCATCAAACACTAATATTATATTTGGTTAAAACTCAAATTTAACCAAAAAGCCAACGTATACTATGTCTATAATATTAAGTATCCCAATAAATAGTTGAATATTATATCTTACAAGATAGATAAATAAATATTTGcctaaatattttattaaattacaTAGGAAAGATATTGGAATTAATACAACATCATTATCCCGAGACTCTATCTTCCAAAATTACCTAATTTAATTACCTATTTTAATTATCATTATTATAAGTTATAGAATTATCACAGGGGGCTATTCAATATTCCTACAAGGGCTGAAATTAATTTAATATGCATATTAATAGTAATTTGGAGGAAGTTACAAAGTTCAGCTAGGTTAGGGCCCATCACAGCCCAGCGTAAGTCTGCCTCTGATAAACCTTACCAGTTTCGAAACGCATATTATATCAATTTGAATCCGTAAATTATGTGGACAAAATTGTTAAATCACGAGTCTGGTACGCATCATTTTTAATGATAAGGCATGTAAAAATAAAATATCGAAATAGAAAATAGAATAAAAAATTTAGTACACGGTGTGACCGACAACCATTATCCGACCGGCAAGCGAATAGACTATGCGTATTGTTAAACCACCATTTTTTTTTAGTTTAACGTCTTTTCTAACAAGCTTACCttctattttctgaaaacgaaaAACTATAATTACTTCTATCTATAGATTACTCTATCAGTTATCAATTAAAATGTACATCAAATTGTTTAAATTCACAACTGTAAATGATTAAACTAGTTTTTGTTAAAAAATTGAACTTAATTACGACAGTAAATAATGAAACTATTTGGTGATGTTAGAAAAAAAATGCAAATCTCATATATGATTCAATTGTCATTTGTACTATAATTGAgcaaaaaatttgaaattaaatcaaaATTGAAATCAATAAAAAGAGCGAAATAATATATACCGAATCgaaaaaaaaatcgaaaaaaccGTTAAACAACTTTACTTTGTACTTAAACCATGAACCCACATATTTTTCGTATGCAAAGTCATGTAACTGATCAAAGAAATAAAAACCGCTTTATACTTAAATCAGGGACCTGATTACCCGGTTGTGCAGTGCACTATGTTGCTTAATACAATGAAAAAGAAACAACTGATTTTATTACTACGCTTATTAAAGTAAAATGCTTGGCCCGTTTAGTCTTTAAACAAAATATTCTTATATTTAGTACGATCGAACCTGCTTATTTACAACCTAGGTTGTCCTCCTTATAAATTGCATATAAAGTTTAAATGCCCGATCCGAGTGTTATGAAGCAAGTGAACACGATTCAGAATGAAGAAACACATATACTGTTATAGTTGATGAGATGCATACAGCTAGAAGCCATTCATCCAGTTTGCGATAATACACTTCATTAATGGCTTCTCAACTAGCAATCCTAGTGGTACTTCATCCACTCTTCAGTACTCTGTCCCAGCATGATACACCCCATTGACTATTTCATTTCACCTCGACACATATGTGCCATATATTCTTATTTTTTAATGCATATCATTAGTTCGATAAATAAATATTCGATAAATAAACAAATCTAACAAATGAATACACATTCTTACTATTTCCGATATAGCAAGATGATGTATTTTTATTTTCGATAAATAGATAATATTCGATGAATACTTCTCTTGAATTCTTCATTTATCAATGTTTAAATGTATTTTCCAAAGAAAAATGTTAAGAGTACAAAATTAGTTTTCaagatagttataaatatcaCGTGCCAAATGTTTATTGGGTAAATCTAAATGAACCCCCGTGTATTCACAAAAATAGTGccaattaaattattttatattgcCTAATCATCCAAGTCATGTCATTTTGTAACAAttttttgtaattattttttaCCTAAAACATTACTCTTttccaaatttttttaaaaaagactTGGTAAATGATCAAAGTTGAATATCCAGCAGTTTTAAGTTTTAACCATGATTCTATGATTAATTTTGACCTTTTTGTCTAGCCACTAACAAATATTAAAACTGTTGAATAGTAATATAAATAGTATTGCAGACACTTCTTATAATCCCCtgccttttcttttcttttcttcccCTTGATTCTTTTTGGACAGGGCCTCCTTTCACATAAACATTTGAATTATATATATGTACTACTAGCAGGTTGCATGAGTTTGATGATGGCAAATCAAGGAGGAAACACCAATAATAATGTGATACTGAGGGAATATAGGAAAGGAAACTGGACAGTGCAAGAAACAATGGTACTTATTGAAGCTAAAAAGATGGATGAAGAGAGAAGAATGAAAAAGATTCAAGGTGAAAGTAGTAGTAATGAAGCTGTCAGAAACTTAAACAAACCTGCAGAGTTAAGGTGGAAATGGGTTGAAGATTTTTGTTGGAGAAATGGTTGTTTAAGAAGTCAAAACCAGTGTAATGACAAATGGGATAATCTAATGAGAGATTTCAAGAaagttagagattttgagaggAGAATGACAGATAATAAAGGTGATAATTTTGAGTTTGGTGGCCAGTTTTCTTATTGGAAAATGGATAAGATTATGAGAAAAGAAAAACATTTGCCTTCTAATTTGTTGCCTCAGATTTATGAAGCTTTGGTTGATGTTGTTGAGAAGAAAGGTCAAAGATTTTTTACTAGTGCTGGTGGGGGGGCTAGTTCTACTAATCCTAACATTGTGACTACTAATGTTTTGGGACAACATGTTGATAGGCCTATTGCTTGTACAACTATTGTTCAACCAGTTGTATCATTGCTTCCTCATCTGCAACACCATATTTCATCACTAGCTTTGCCTCTTCCACCACCACCACAACTACCACAGCCTTCGCAGCCATCGCCACCGCTTCCCGAATCATATCCTTGTCCACAGCCATTAACCATAGTAGGTACATTTTTTGCAAGTCATACTACTTTTAAAATTCGAGTAAAATGATAATGTATGTTGTTATAATGTGATATATGACATTGTATTAATGATTTGAGAATGTGTGTGGATAGTCAGATTCACAAACAAGTGGTCAATCAAACTCATCAGCAAAGAGAAGGAGAAGAGGAGAGGAAACAAGTAATGCTGCAGCTGCAGCTACTAGCAATGCAAATCATGAAGTTGGGTCAGCAATTTCAAGAAGTGCAAGTCTCATAGCAGGAGCTATTCAAGCCAATGAGGAGAGAGAAGAAAGAAGGCACAGAGAGCTGTTGAATTTGCATGAGAAAAGGCTGCAAATTGAGGAGTCTAAAGCTGAGATCAATAGACAAGGCATCAGTGGCATGGTTGATGCCATTAACAAGCTTGCCCATTCAGTACTGGCTCTGGCAGCCAATAAAAAACCACCCAACTCCTAAAAATTACTTAAACTATTTAACTCTCATTTCCTTAATTACAATAGATAAAAACTACTACTAGATTTATGAGGTTAAGAGATGTATTAATCTCTTTTTCTTGTACATAATTCAATTTATTGATCAAGAAGATCTCATATTAATTATGCTGCATTATAATGTACTTTTTAATATGTCACAATTCATCAAATTTTACATGGATGATGAAGTTAGATAATGTTGGACCACAAGTTATTTCTTTTTTAGAGATTGTCATTATTTTTCTGTTTTTTCTTCTTGTGTAGGTAAAAGTTTGGTTGTAACAGTAATATCTAATGCTATCTATCTTGGCAGTGCCATCTCTTTCAAGTTTTAAAGCATGAAATGATACTAGTACTGTACATATTTTGTGGGCACCCTATATTATTCCTTTTCTCATATCAAAGTGATCCTAAATTCCACTAATAATTACTTGATTGTAGCCTCATCCATTAGAAAATTTACTATGTTTTCCTCATTATAAAACAGAAAATATAAAATCAAAACCTAAACAATTCTTGACGCTACTATTGTCTTGAAGACAAACTCAAAATAATTATAGTAATGCTGCAGACAGATGTAAATGCAAACTAACTGATGGAATGAGCAGCTAGCTAATTGTTGTTATATTCAGATTCTTATTATCTAATGTGATGTCGGTACAGACACTGGGACTGTTTAAACAGTGCATGTCTAACTAAATATTGTAAGGGCAGTGTCTCCAGAGTACTGCTCTCTATCCACTCAAGCCAAAACAGGCAGACCGGTTTCAAGACCGAGTTGGACGATGTGTGGGCGAGCAGAGGTCGAATAAGGTTTCCAATGATCCGCGATTAGTAAAACTTATCAGTATTTTTCGAAGCCCTCGCGAGGGCTAAAATAAGGTTCTAGATGATTATTATCTTCTCTTTTTTATATCTTGCGAGACCTGGAGGCTATCTTTTGGTTCCGCCCCCGTTCACGGTCCATATAAAAGAATATTACTTCCTCGGTCCATTGAATTCTATATGTTATTTTTTGACACGtttttcaatatttatttaaaacataactccacaatatttttttaattttttttctgaataaaagtttcatgtttaaatttttattcaaaaaaaaaatttgaaaaaaacattatcaaacaatactttaaaaaaatctcgaaatacgtgcaaatagtaAACATATAGAATCGAACGAGACGGAAGGAGTATGTGCCTTCAAATAGAATAAAAAAAGGTGGATTTCTAGAACAAATAAATTATAAAATGGAAGTAGGCAATAGAGGGAATGGGAAGAGCTAGGAGAAATGGTGGAGGGATGAGATGATAGTAATGGTAGCTAGGCATATGGGGACAACTGACAAAGTAAAAAAAATGCAGAAGAAAAAAGAAAGGTATGGCATGATATTAGTATTATCTCCCAAAAGACTGGTCAAGGTGGAGTAGATGGTCAATGATATGTTAAGGGATATGCCAGGAGTACCATGACGCATCGGACATTTCTATATAATGTGTTATTATTGGTGTCAGTAGtcctccctctccctctccctctcttgTGAAGGCGAAgactctctctctcccccctctctccctctctgtGTGTGCGTTTCCTTTTCTCCCACTCACACAAGACTTGGCTGCAGAGATATTATTGGGTAATTTGGCTGAGCTTTCCTCCAACTTTTCTGACAAAAGCTACTCTCCCTCCCTGCTATATTGttttaccttttcctttccaTCTGTGTGGAATTTATATACCTATGAATATgtacgagagagagagagtatgaCTGTATGACTGTACGTATATATTGTACTAGTAAATTGGTAGAATAAATTTCAGTCTTCTGTTATaccgttcaagttgtaaagatcTATCTTGCATCATTCATTATTTTGTATTACTCatgttatatatattatatatttttatgatTGCATGTATCGTTCAAAGATGCATAAATTACAAATAGAATTgttagagcaagtccaatgctAGTTTTATAATAGCTATACCTATTGCTATAATATAACATCAAAAAGCGCACTTTGGTTCTAAAATAAAACTTATTTTCCAACGTTAGTTGCATAGGTGGTTTCAAATTTAACTAACTCTCTTTATTTTTACCTAACTTTATTGAATGTTCTCAACAAACTTTCACCATCTCATTTAAACAAGTTTcaccattttcattttctgtcCAAATTTTGTTTTCAAACTACTACAATGAGCAACTTAAAAAAAAGAATTCAGCGAGGAGATTTCAGTGACAACTCCTCAGATGAAGAAGGATAGTCCATTTTGCAAGTACTAGTAGTGACCAACTATCAAAATATGCAAACAAGTCAAAACTAGGCAGGTCATACTGCTTCCTTCCGCGGTCGATAAAATATTCGCTGTGACATAATTGCTGCCAACGAAAGAATCCATTCTGACCATTTTTCAATGCAACCACCTTTCAATGATCAAATCTTTCGCCAATATTTTCGGATGCCAAGGCCTTTGTTTGAGAGAATTTTATGTCAATTGCAGCAACATGATAATTATTTCAAGGCTAAATTTGTTGTTGTTGGTGCTGTTGGTTTGTCTGGTATCCAAAAAATGACAGCATCATTACGAATGCACGCGTATGAAACGCCAGCCGACAGTGCTTCAATGGTTTTTAAATATCCCTGAAATTTgttgcagcacttttgaattaTTTTCCAACGAGATTTCATGCTTGACTCCGATCGTTGGCTATCATTTGTTTTTGCCTTATACTCTTTTAGCACTCGAGCCCAAAACTAACTGCGAGGCTGAGAATTACCGACTATTGGATCTTCAGTGACACTCAAGTAAACTCGACAAATAGCTTTGTCTTGCTCGGGAGTGAAAGATTTTCCTCTTGTTGATGACATATCTCTTAAGTagcttttgaaaaaaaataattgagCTAAACACAGTGCAGATGGTTGAAGCAAGTTTGTGGGTAAAGTCACAGTGCTCAAATATTGCACAGTTGAGCTAGTTGTTGGAACATAAATATAGGGTCATTATTATTTTGTGAGATAAAAAATTTACAGCTAGTTGAAAGTTTGCAGCATATAGGTTTTCATTCCCTCCAATTCTAGCCAAATGATGATGTGACATGGATGCATATATGCATCCTTGGTTTCAAATATATAATCAAGGAGGTATATATCTATATTTGCATTCAAGAATGGCACTCCTTTGGAGTTGATTTTTTTTGCATTTGGTGCTATAATATAGCAATAGCACCAAAGATAGCATTacattggacttgctcttaggCTGTTATTAGTTGTTATGATTTAGATTTTCATGGTTCTGCTATAGCAGCCGATATGCAAAAGAGGTTTGGAAATAGATTTCTAAGCTAAAATGTTTTCAGGTTTGGAAAGCTTTAGGTTTACCTGAAATTGAATAAGCATTTTTGGTAATACATTTCTTACATTACactaatataataaatattattatatatattttccTTATATTTTCTCATTATTATTACTGGAAATCCAGTTCAAACTCAGCCTATATAGTGATATCCTGTGAAAATTGAATAAGTAGTAAAAAATTAGTGAAAGTGCGATTAGATAATTCAGGTGATAAAAGTTTATTTATGGGTTTGATGTTGtgatattccatatcaattaaaataAGAGTATTGAGACCTTTATAAATACAAATCAACGACAAATGTGTACCAAATCGCTAACTTTTTTGGAATGATCAGTGGTGGGATGTTGGGTCCGAT
This window contains:
- the LOC141672307 gene encoding uncharacterized protein LOC141672307 isoform X3 codes for the protein MSLMMANQGGNTNNNVILREYRKGNWTVQETMVLIEAKKMDEERRMKKIQGESSSNEAVRNLNKPAELRWKWVEDFCWRNGCLRSQNQCNDKWDNLMRDFKKVRDFERRMTDNKGDNFEFGGQFSYWKMDKIMRKEKHLPSNLLPQIYEALVDVVEKKGQRFFTSAGGGASSTNPNIVTTNVLGQHVDRPIACTTIVQPVVSLLPHLQHHISSLALPLPPPPQLPQPSQPSPPLPESYPCPQPLTIIHKQVVNQTHQQREGEEERKQVMLQLQLLAMQIMKLGQQFQEVQVS
- the LOC141672307 gene encoding uncharacterized protein LOC141672307 isoform X2, whose product is MSLMMANQGGNTNNNVILREYRKGNWTVQETMVLIEAKKMDEERRMKKIQGESSSNEAVRNLNKPAELRWKWVEDFCWRNGCLRSQNQCNDKWDNLMRDFKKVRDFERRMTDNKGDNFEFGGQFSYWKMDKIMRKEKHLPSNLLPQIYEALVDVVEKKGQRFFTSAGGGASSTNPNIVTTNVLGQHVDRPIACTTIVQPVVSLLPHLQHHISSLALPLPPPPQLPQPSQPSPPLPESYPCPQPLTISDSQTSGQSNSSAKRRRRGEETSNAAAAATSNANHEVGSAISRSASLIAGAIQANEEREERRHRELLNLHEKRLQIEESKAEINRQGISGMVDAINKLAHSVLALAANKKPPNS
- the LOC141672307 gene encoding uncharacterized protein LOC141672307 isoform X1 — protein: MSLMMANQGGNTNNNVILREYRKGNWTVQETMVLIEAKKMDEERRMKKIQGESSSNEAVRNLNKPAELRWKWVEDFCWRNGCLRSQNQCNDKWDNLMRDFKKVRDFERRMTDNKGDNFEFGGQFSYWKMDKIMRKEKHLPSNLLPQIYEALVDVVEKKGQRFFTSAGGGASSTNPNIVTTNVLGQHVDRPIACTTIVQPVVSLLPHLQHHISSLALPLPPPPQLPQPSQPSPPLPESYPCPQPLTIVDSQTSGQSNSSAKRRRRGEETSNAAAAATSNANHEVGSAISRSASLIAGAIQANEEREERRHRELLNLHEKRLQIEESKAEINRQGISGMVDAINKLAHSVLALAANKKPPNS